The genomic DNA TCTCCGGCCGGGGACCAAGGACGCAGGAATAAAAAAATACTGCACTCAGCACTAAGTATCGCACCAATAACTCCTTCTACAAAAGGCTTCCAGGTCGAATAGCACTCCTGGAGAACACAGCAGCCCGAGGCTCATTTGGGCTGGAAAACCAGTTCCGGAAAGTCGGTGAAAATACCATCCACACCGATGGACTTCAAGTACTGGATCACCGGCCGGTTATTCACAGTCCACACATTCACCCTCATCCCCCGCCGGTGGGCCCTGGCCACCATCTCCGGCGTGACCACGTCCACACTGGGGTGCAGCAAATCGGGATGCACCAGGTTCACAATATATAGCTTCCGCAGGTACCACGGCGTATCCACATTCCACCAGTTAAGGCCAATGACCAGTGCCGGCTCCAGCCGCCTCACTTTCACCAGCGAAAAGGGATTGAAACTGGAGATGATGGTGCGTTCCACCAGCTGATACCGCCGCACCAACGCCACCACCCGCTCCTCAAAGCCCGGATTGAACCAGCGCCTGGCCTTCAACTCAATGTTGATGAGCACACCCTCAGGTACCAGCTCCAGTACCTCTTCCAGGCGGGGAATCCGGGTTGGGGGATAGTCACCCTGCCATCTGTAGGAGGCATTCAGCCCGGCGATGACCTCGTAGGATGTCTCCCAAACGTACCCGCTGCCCTCGGTGACCCGTTCCAGGTCGTAGTCATGCTTGACGATCAGTTCACCGTCGGACGTTTGCATCACGTCCAGCTCGATGCCGTCCATACCCGCCTCGAAGGCCGCCAAAAAGGATGGCAGGGTATTCTCCGGCGCCCTGGAAGGCACCCCCCGATGGGCCAGGTACAACATTCTTTCCCGGGGATAGAACCGCACCTCGCGCGCTCGCCAGAACCACAGGCGACGGACACACACGGCCATCACCCCACCACCCAGCAGTAAGATCAGCCCCAGGAGTCCGGCGGACACCGAAGGAAATCCTAAGGCTGGAGGATGAGGGTGCTATGAGCGTTTTGCTCTACCGCTTCCCGGCTGAAATCAGCGCTTCGGTACTCACCGGCATTGAACAGCTCCGCCTGATCACGATAATGGCGGCTGAAGGGAGCACCACTCTGGCCGCTGGGGAGCACGGCTAGTGAATGATCCCAATCGCTCAGGTCAATGATGCGGCGGACACTGGCACCGGCAGTTATGGCGAAGGGATTATCGAGACTATATGCTCCGGGATTCACCGTGGCATTGCCCCCCGGGAACGGGAATGGTCCCACGTTGAGGCCCAGCCACCAGTTAAGGAACTTGCCCAGGGTGCCGGCCCCAGCCAGGTCATGGGGATGGGTCAGGGTGTGCACCTTGCCCCAATGCCACTTGGCGATGCGCTTGCCGAGCTCTTCGCTGAGCCGGCTCACCGCTGCCCTAAAAGCCTGGCGGATGATATCATCACGAGTTTCAACTTCAGGCGTATGCAGGTTATCGAACCAGGGCGACTCCCCGCGCTGAAGCAGGTAGGTCACACTGCGATAGGGCAACAATCCCCCGAGCTTAAGATAGTTGGTATAGAAATGGTCACCCGCCTGGTCCATTTCATCCCGGTAGATGGCCGGCACCAGCTCCACGAACCAGGTGTTGAAAATTGCTGCGGGCACTGATTCCGTGGACATGACAAAGTCCCACCGGCGCAGCTGCTCCAGGGCTTCTTTCTCCAGCAGTGTCGGCCCGGCATTACCGGCTTCCTCCGCGCAAGCCGCCAGCAGGAAGGGCAGCACTTCCCGGGCATGGGTGGAGCGATAATCGTTCTGGATAGCCGCGCACGATTCGAGGCTGTGCTCTCGCCGGTCAGCCACGAGCTCAAGGATGCGCTCAATACGCGCCGGCGGCACCCAGTAAGCACTGATGTAATAGGGGAATTCCGGCCCGATGGTTTTGTTATTTGCCGTGGCGATGCAACCTTCGGGTGGATTGTAGCGGTAGGGCATCTCTTCGAAGGGGACGTAGCCCTGCCAGTCCCACTCACCGGAAGCCCCGGGCATGACTAGTAAGCCCGACCCGCCCTTCCTGACAGGCAGGCGCACAAAGGGCCGCCAGCCGATATTGCCCACCCGGTCAGCATAGACCACGTTCTGGCCCGGCACGGTAAACAGGCGGGCCGCCGCACTGAATTCCTCCCAGTTGCGGGCCAGATTCAACTTGATCAGAGCAGCGACTTCGTCGGTGACATCCTGGCCCGTCCAGCGCATGGTCACCGGCTTGTCCGATAGACCAGCAATAGCGTGCCGGTCGTTGATGACCACCCCATGAACCGTCTCCTGTACAATAAGGATCACCGGCTCACCGCCCTTCACCTGAATGGTCTCTTTCCTTTCCGTGAACGGTAGCCATTCGCTGCGGTGCAAGTATCGGCTGGAGTCCCGCGGATTCACCTGCTCTTCGTAAAAGTCGGCATCGTCAGCCATGACATTGGTAAATCCCCAGGCAATATGTTCGTTGTGACCCAGCACCGGCAGAGGCAGGCCGGGCAGGCAGACCCCCCGGGTATTAAAACGGCCGCCGATCAGGTGTATCTCATACCACTTGGCCGGCTGGGTGAAGTCCAGATGGGGATCGTTAGCCAGGATCGGTCGGCCGGTGGTGGTGCGCTCCCCGGATAATACCCAATTGTTGCTGCCACTGAATCCTCCCCCTTCGCCCAGGACCCGCTTAACCTGGTCATGGGCGGCCATTATAGGCTCCGCCAAGGGAGCGAAGGAAGACACCCCGGCCGGGACCACAAAAGGTCTATCGTCCGGATAGGCGGGAATGATATCCCTGGTCATCTCCTCGCCGTACACCTCCATGAGGCGTCCGACGACCATCTCCAGGGCCCAGGACAGGTTGAGTTCATGCCCCATCAGCCGGGCGTAGCCGCAGACGATGGCCGGCTCCCAGGGCAGCGGCTCATGTCCTGCCAGCCGGAATTCCAGCGGCAGGTCATCCACGTGCGTGTCGATGTAGTGATTGATGCCGTCGCAGGCCCACTGCACAATCTGCCTGGTTTCCGGTGCCATCGCCGCCGCCATCTGTTTGCCGATATGGTGGAAACCCCAGGTCCGCAGGTATTTATCGGCGTTCAACAGTCCGGCATTCATCTCGGCCAGACGCCCCCGAACGGCCCGATTGACCAGGTCCATCTGGAACAGGCGCTCGGAAGCCATGACATAACTGGCGGCATAAAAAAGGTCGTGCTCGTTCTCGGCGTAGACGTGGGGCACGGCATATTCGTCAAAGATGACCGTAACCGGCTTTCCCAGGTCCGGCAGGCTGAGTGTTCCAGACCGTATGGGTTCGGGAACGCGCAGCAAAAGATTGGGGTAAAAGACAAATAGCACGATGAGGATCAGAATCAGGAGACCGATCCATTTAAAAAAGTTGCGCATTGTTATACCTATCAGGTATCGGGGGTTCACGGAGGGTGCGCCCTGGGAGTAAAATCCCTGCCAGGCAGCTACTGCAGAGAATTTAGGTGCACGCTGCCGGAAGTAGCAAGGTGTGGCCGTTAATAGCCGGAAGCAGCCCCGACGCCGCTTGGGCAGGTTGGTGTGCTATGCTTCGATTACCACTTTTCGGCGGGGCCGGCCGGATTGTAGCTTCGCGCAGATTACCCGGCCCGGATGCGGCTATTGCCAAACCCAACTGGGTATTGAGAAGGAGTGAAGATGACCGAAGTAGAAGTCCGGCGCGTTGAAGGCACCACCTTCCTGGCCCGGGGACCCTCCAACCACTGGGTGGTCATGGACGCCAGTCGGAAAGATCACGGCCACGATAGCGGCGCCCGACCGGTCGAGCTACTCCTTATGGCCCTGGGGGGCTGCAGCGGTATTGACGTGGAACTCATCCTGCGCAAGATGCGGGTGCAAGTGCGGGATTTGCGCATCCAACTGTCAGGCAAGCGAGCCCGGACGGAACCACGCAAATTCACTCACATTCATGTCGCTTACCACTTCTGGGGTGAGGACCTACCCAGGGAAAAACTGGAACGGGCGGTGAAACTTTCAGAGGAAAAATACTGCTCCGTGACCCACACGATCAACGAATCGGTGGAGATCATTTCAGAGGTGGTGATACATGAAGTCGAAGAACCAGATTAGGCCTTTGATATCAAGAAGGAGCCAGCGGTGACGGAAAAGAATGGTAAATGGGTCTCGGCGGAAGAGGCTGTAAGCCGCATTAAGCCGGGTGACAAAGTCTTTGTGGGCTCGGGTGCCGCGGTGCCCAGGGTGCTGGTACAGGCCATGACGGCCCGGCACGCGGATCTGCGCGAGGTGCAGGTGCACCACATCCTCACGTTGGGTACCACCGAGGAGACGGCGCCCTACACCCTGCCGGGTATGGAGGCGAGCTTCACGCACTATGCCTGGTTCATCGGGCCCAACGTGCGGCAGGCGGTGAACGAAGGTCGGGCCTATTATATTCCGGCCTTCCTGTCGGATGTTCCCCACTTCCTGGCCCAGTTGCCCCCGGATGTCGCGCTGATCCAGGTAAGCCTGCCTGACAACCGGGGCTACTGCAGCCTGGGGGTGTCGGTGGATGTGGTGCGAGCCGCCTACCTGGCCAGCAAGAAAGTGATCGCCGAGGTCAATCCCCGGATGCCGCGGACCTTCGGCTATTCGTTCATCCACGTCCGG from Candidatus Neomarinimicrobiota bacterium includes the following:
- a CDS encoding glycerophosphodiester phosphodiesterase; translation: MSAGLLGLILLLGGGVMAVCVRRLWFWRAREVRFYPRERMLYLAHRGVPSRAPENTLPSFLAAFEAGMDGIELDVMQTSDGELIVKHDYDLERVTEGSGYVWETSYEVIAGLNASYRWQGDYPPTRIPRLEEVLELVPEGVLINIELKARRWFNPGFEERVVALVRRYQLVERTIISSFNPFSLVKVRRLEPALVIGLNWWNVDTPWYLRKLYIVNLVHPDLLHPSVDVVTPEMVARAHRRGMRVNVWTVNNRPVIQYLKSIGVDGIFTDFPELVFQPK
- a CDS encoding penicillin acylase family protein, producing the protein MRNFFKWIGLLILILIVLFVFYPNLLLRVPEPIRSGTLSLPDLGKPVTVIFDEYAVPHVYAENEHDLFYAASYVMASERLFQMDLVNRAVRGRLAEMNAGLLNADKYLRTWGFHHIGKQMAAAMAPETRQIVQWACDGINHYIDTHVDDLPLEFRLAGHEPLPWEPAIVCGYARLMGHELNLSWALEMVVGRLMEVYGEEMTRDIIPAYPDDRPFVVPAGVSSFAPLAEPIMAAHDQVKRVLGEGGGFSGSNNWVLSGERTTTGRPILANDPHLDFTQPAKWYEIHLIGGRFNTRGVCLPGLPLPVLGHNEHIAWGFTNVMADDADFYEEQVNPRDSSRYLHRSEWLPFTERKETIQVKGGEPVILIVQETVHGVVINDRHAIAGLSDKPVTMRWTGQDVTDEVAALIKLNLARNWEEFSAAARLFTVPGQNVVYADRVGNIGWRPFVRLPVRKGGSGLLVMPGASGEWDWQGYVPFEEMPYRYNPPEGCIATANNKTIGPEFPYYISAYWVPPARIERILELVADRREHSLESCAAIQNDYRSTHAREVLPFLLAACAEEAGNAGPTLLEKEALEQLRRWDFVMSTESVPAAIFNTWFVELVPAIYRDEMDQAGDHFYTNYLKLGGLLPYRSVTYLLQRGESPWFDNLHTPEVETRDDIIRQAFRAAVSRLSEELGKRIAKWHWGKVHTLTHPHDLAGAGTLGKFLNWWLGLNVGPFPFPGGNATVNPGAYSLDNPFAITAGASVRRIIDLSDWDHSLAVLPSGQSGAPFSRHYRDQAELFNAGEYRSADFSREAVEQNAHSTLILQP
- a CDS encoding OsmC family protein; this translates as MTEVEVRRVEGTTFLARGPSNHWVVMDASRKDHGHDSGARPVELLLMALGGCSGIDVELILRKMRVQVRDLRIQLSGKRARTEPRKFTHIHVAYHFWGEDLPREKLERAVKLSEEKYCSVTHTINESVEIISEVVIHEVEEPD